From Methanocaldococcus sp.:
AACTTAATAAGTTAATTGATGTAATTAAGGTTAGTGAGTTGGAAGAGAAAAAGTCAGTTCAGAGAGAGTTGTGTTTAATAAAAATATATGCTCCAACAGAAAGTGCTAAATCCCAAGTTATTCAATATACAAGTATATTTAGAGGAAATGTTGTTGATTTAAGTCCAGAATCTATGATTGTTGAAATAACTGGTAGTGAAGATAAGATAAATGCATTTATTGAATTAGTTAGACCATTAGGTATTAAAGAAATGGCAAGAACTGGTTTAACTGCATTGGCAAGAGGTCCTAAAGTCTTAAAACCTAAAGGTTAAATTTTAGTTGGTGAAAAAATGGATGACAATGTAAAAATGAAATGTGGATTAGAAATACACGTTCAAATTGATACAAAGTCAAAGTTATTCTGTAACTGTTCAACAAATTACTTAGATGCTGATCCAAACACCAACATTTGTCCATCTTGTGTTGGATTACCTGGGGCTAAACCACTACCTCCAAACAAAAGGGCAATTGAAATTGCCATAATGGTTGCAAAGATGCTTGGATGTGAGATAGTAACTGATAGAGATATTTACTTCCAGAGAAAGCATTATGACTACCCTGACTTACCTTCTGGGTATCAGAGAACATCTACTCCTATAGGAGTTAATGGAGAATTTATGGGTATTAGAATATCTGAGGTTCATTTAGAAGAGGATCCAGGGCAGTATAATCCAAGTTTGGGAATAGTTGATTACAATAGAAGTGGTACTCCCTTAATAGAAATAGTTACAGAGCCAGATATAAAGAGTCCAGAAGAAGCGAGAGAGTTTTTAAAGCAATTAATGACTTTATTTAGATACCTTGGGTGTTTAAGAGGAGAAGGAACGATGAGGGCTGATGTTAATATATCAATTGAATACATGGGCGTTCAAGGAAATAGGGTTGAAGTTAAAAACATTAACTCA
This genomic window contains:
- the ilvN gene encoding acetolactate synthase small subunit translates to MEHRHVISALVLNKPGVLQRISGLFTRRGFNISSISVGTTENPQISRVTIVVNGDDNILEQVVKQLNKLIDVIKVSELEEKKSVQRELCLIKIYAPTESAKSQVIQYTSIFRGNVVDLSPESMIVEITGSEDKINAFIELVRPLGIKEMARTGLTALARGPKVLKPKG